The Candidatus Nitronereus thalassa genome includes the window CAATGCTTTTCGATTCTTTTTTCTAGAGCATACGAACCTTTTACCCGGTCCAAAGCGCAATACTGAGAATTGGTATGTGCAGGGAAGTCGAGAACGCATCGCTCACTTTGGTGACATTCTTCCTTCAGTTGGTTCGTACTCGATTTTCATAATGTGTTTCCCACCATTTCCATTTTGCCGGAACTTCAATTCTCATTGGGAAACTTCCACGTATCCTGGGATACTGCTACAATCACTCGATGGATTTAATCACCACCCATTTGAACGCCGACTTTGATGGGCTCGCATCCATGGTCGCGGCGAGGAAATTATTTCCTGGGGCGATCTTGGCATTTCCAAGTGGCGCACAGGAACATGTCCGCCGATTTCTAGCGGTTCATGATGTTGGGCTCATGAAACTCAAAGACGTAAATTTGGATGAAATACAACGCCTGATTCTGGTAGATGTCCAGGAACCTGAGCGCATTGGTCGATTTCAGGAATTGTTTCACAACCCAAAAGTCCCAGTACATATTTTTGATCACCATCCAGAACCTATTGAGGATGTCACCCCATCGCTCTCAAATTCTCGCTTTCATCGAGTAGTAGATTCCGTGGGCGCTTCGGTGACGATCCTCCTAGAGCAACTTCAGGCTCAACAGATCACGCTTACACCATTTGAAGCGACAGTCCTCGCCATCGGGCTATACGATGAGACGGGTTCGCTGAGATACAATTCGACCACGCCTAGGGATCTCGAAGCCGCCGCTGTTTTGTTACGTGCCCAGGCCGATCTCACGATGGTCACGGCATTTATGCAAACACCCTTGGACCCAGAACGGGTCGCCTTGCTGAACGATTTATTGCGAACCGGGGAAACGGTCTATGTTCATGATCAAAAAGTCCTTCTTGCGGCTAGCACCTATGACCGGTACCAAGGCGATTTATCCTCCGTCGCTGAGCAATTAGCCCATGTGGAAGGATATGACGCCATCATTGCTCTCATGCCAATGGAGGATAAATTTCAGCTCGTGGCTAGGAGCAAGTCACCGGAACTGAACGTTGGCAAAATTGCCGAACATTTTGGGGGAGGCGGTCATCCGCAAGCGTCGTCAGCCACCATAAAAGGCAAAACACTCGTTGAGGTTACCGAACAAGTTCGTGAGCGCCTTCTTTTGGAACGCGACCGCACCCTGTGCGCAGCGGGGATCATGACCACTCCCGTTCGATCCGCCAAGCAAGACGCCACGATTCTTGAAACGGAGCGTGCGATGACACGCCTGGGAGTCAATGTCCTGCCGGTGCTCAATGCAAAAAAACAATTCCTCGGCCTCGTTTCTCGGGAAACCATTCAAAAGGCTCTCTTTCATCAAATGGCGGATCTGCCTCTTACGACCATTTTGCAAACCGACGTCTATACTGCCACCCCAGAGACGCCGTTTCATGATATTCAAACCCACATGTTGGAACGTAACCAGCGATTCGTCCCGATTCTCAAGGGCCGCCGAGTCATTGGGGTCTTCACGCGGACCGATCTGTTACGAACGTTGCATCATGACATCCTTGAAGCAGCCCATGCTCCAGTGAAGGCCACCGGACCAACACCTTCCTACCGGCAACGGAATGTGAAAAATCTACTCCACACCCGTTTACCCGAGGACCTCTATACTCTTCTTGTAGCGATGGGTGAACAGGCTGAGAAACAGCAGGTGGGCCTCTATCTGGTGGGAGGATGCGTTCGAGACTTGATTCTCAATATTCCCAACTTGGACATTGACCTCGTCGTCGAAGGAAACGGCATCGCCTTTGCCAAATCATTTGCCAAACACCATGGCGCGCGGGTGAAGACACACGATCGTTTCGGAACAGCGACCGTCACATGTTCCGAGACTCGCAAACTCGATATTGCTACCGCCCGTACGGAATATTATGAGTACCCGACGGCCTTACCCACCGTGGAAGACAGTTCCATCAAGAAGGACTTATACCGTCGTGACTTTACGATTAATACCCTGGCGATTTGCTTAACAAGGCATCGGTTCGGCGAGTTGGTGGATTTTTATGGGGGACAACGCGACCTCCATGACAAAATCATACGGGTATTGCATAGCCTCAGTTTTATAGAAGACCCTACCCGCGTGTTTCGCGCGATACGCTTTCAACACCGATTAGGATTTCGACTTGGCAAGGAGACGAGCGCACTGATTAAGGGAGCGGTGACCATGGATCTTTTTGAGCGCCTCTCTCCCTCTCGGCTCTTAAATGAACTTATCTTGCTCTTGTCGGAGCCCAAACCTCGAAACGCTTTGGAACAATTAGCCGAATTTAATCTCCTGCAATTCATCCACCCACAATTACGATGGTCATCTCAGCTGTCGGGCTTGCTTCACGGGGTAGAAGAATCGATCGAATGGTATACCTTGCTTTATTTGGATCGTCCTATGGATTCGTGGGTGGTCTATTGGATGGCACTCATGGAAGTTCTACCCTCAAAAGCCGTTCGGGACACTTCACGTCGCTTCCCTCTTCCTCAACAGCAAGTCAAGAAATTGCAGTGGATCGGGCGCGAAGCCTCGATACGTTTACGAAAACTCAGTAAACACCCGCCCCTCAAACCTGCTCAGGTGTACCGTACCCTTTGCGACTTACCGGATGAGGCCATCGTCTTTTTGATGGCCAAGACCCAAGCAGAATCCGTCAAACGACAAATCTCTGCATTCTTTACCTCGTATCAACGCATTCACCCGATTCTCAATGGGACAGACCTTAAAGCCATGGGCCTCAAACCCGGCCCACAGTTTCGCGCCATTCTTGAAAAACTGTTGGATGCCCGTTTGAACGGAGAGATTACCTCAGAATCCGATGAACGAACCCTGGCCAACCAGTTGATTCGAACCTTAAAAAAATAGGCTCTTCTCTTTTCTCTACCGTCACGCTAAGATCACCTATGCCTGCTGCCTGGCCCATAGCCAAATTTCTTTTCAAGCTGGTCGCTCCCAGCATTCCCGAGATTGTTTCTTCCATTTCTAACCTGAAACACCAACAGGAAGACGAGCAATCTCGTGAGGAAACGCTGGAGAGGAGGTTATTGGATATCGAACGAAACCTTGGCCAACAGCTTGAGGTTATTGACAACCTCACCAGACAAATCGCGACCCTTCAATTAATACTCCGTCGAACGTTCATCATGAGTCTTGTGGCACTCGTGTTGGCCCTAACAGGTCTCGTACTCATTTTCTATTCCTAAGTATTTATCCATCCTGATGAAGCCTCCTCCCCATGATGCCCCACCCTGTTTCATCATTGGGGTCATCTCTGATACCCATGGGCTGCTTCGTCCAGAAGTCACCGACGCCTTAGAAGGCTCCCACCTCATCATTCATGCCGGAGATATTGGCAAACCAGAAATCATCACAGGGCTAGAATTTATAGCCCCTGTTTTAGCTATTAAGGGAAATAACGATGTAGGGCCCTGGGCAAAGTCCATACCCACCACGCAATCCACCACCATCGGAGAACATCACATCTTTGTGATTCATGATGTAAAGCAGCTCGAGATTGATCCCATTCATTCACCATATACAGTGATCATTTCCGGACATTCGCATAAACCGACAGTAAATGAACACAACGGCACGGTTTTTCTTAATCCAGGCAGTGCCGGACCAAAACGATTTTCTTTACCCACCACCCTCGCACGATTGAGCATCCAAGGACCACGCCTCTCCCACGAATTTATTACGCTTTCAAATTAATGAGCTAGGCAAATATTTCTTTTTTTATTTTGAATAATCCCCCTTTTGAGGGGGTTAAGATGCAGGAGGGGTCTGTCCGATATAGCCTGCACAACGGAAATTATCATTAGGAGCCACTGAGCCCTCATGAGTCAGACATCTACAGATTTGTCCCAATACATTCAAGACTTCACCGATGGTGAGTTGAAAGACTACACCTGCTTTGCCGGAAACTTTCGTGACCAGCGATTAGAACAAAGCTGTATGGCCGAAGCCGCGTTTTGGAATGCCATTGTCAATCTCTGCGTGGATGAACGGGTTCGTCGGAACGAAGAAACCCGCCGACTTGAAATCATGTATCGCACCGGCGTCGATCCGGAAAGAGAAAACGAACAACCCAACGAATCCGAAGGATCTCTCGCCTAAGGGCCTCTCCAGGCTTTTCCCCTCTGCCAATCTGCTAGCTTTCCTCATCCTTCCACCAACGGTGTTTTCTTATCGCCGGTTTAAAATTTGCAACGTCTAATTCAGCCCGTTTCTATTTGTTTAAATCTCAAGTATATTCCTCCTAATTCACGCAGGACTCATTCCATGCTCAAACTCTTTGTTTCTCCCATGCTCGTGGAAGTGGAATCGTTAAAAGAAGTCCTTGAACAAGAAGACATTCTCTGTACCATCAAAAATCAACAAGGCTCATCCCTGGCTGGAGAAGTGCCCTTCGCGGAAGTCTTTCCAGAATTGTGGGTCAACGACGAGGATTTCCCAAAAGCACAAGAATTTTTAGAGCATTGGCGCCAAGCCCAACCAACCGAAATTACTGCCTGGACCTGTTCTTGCGGCGAGTCGCACGAGAAAGATTTCACCTCCTGTTGGAAATGTGGAACAGAGCGTAAGCTCGATTAAACATACTTGTTGCACCGAACATCAAGGAGAGAGAGTAAGAGTCAAGAGATTCGTTCAAGAGCTATTCGCTTTAAGGCTCGGAGATCCAACTTTCCTGTCCCCAACACGGGGATTTTTTCTACTTTCAGGAACGCGTCTTTTCGCGGGATGAATAAGTTTGGCAGGCCGGTATCGGAGAGTTTGGTTAATACTTCAGGGATTGCCGATTCTTCCAATGTATGGAGAACCACCAGTTGTTCGCCCTTCTTTTCATCGGGAATGGATGTCACGGCCAGGACTTGTGTTTCCGCATTGATGGCTTGATGCAGCGCTTCTTCCACTTTTCCATGCGGCACCATTTCTCCACCGATTTTGGCAAATCGTGAGAGGCGATCGGTTATCGTGATAAACCCGTCCTCATCGAGAATGGCAATATCTCCCGTGATGTACCATCCTTCGTGTATCGCTTTAGCCGTAAGGTCGCGGCGCCCCAAATACCCGTGCATCACATTCGGCCCTTTTACCAGTAACATGCCAGCCGTCCCTACCGGCAGAGGCTCAAACGAATCCGGATCAACGATGCGCACCGAGACCCCCGGCAAAGCGCGACCGACGGTCCCACGCCTGGATGCCGATTGGTAGAATCCTGCCGCACGGAAGTCTGGACAATTCACCGCGATGACAGGGGCACATTCCGTGACGCCATACCCTTCAATAGGACGAATGCCAAACTTTTCTTCGAAGGCTTGGGCGAGTCGCTCGGACAGCTTTTCGGCACCGGTCAATATAATACGAACCGACCCAAACTGGTCTGGTGTGCAACGCCGTAAATAAAGCTGCAAGAAGGTCGGCGTGGCAATCAGAATCGTGACGCGCTGCTTATGAATCAATTCGCCGATGGCTCCAGCGTCTAATGGCGTAGGATGATACACCACGCCCACCCCATGATTGACCGCCAGCCAAATCGTGGCCAAATACCCGAACGAGTGAAAGAACGGCAAAATACCCAATAGCCGATCATTCGGCCCCAGGTGAAACACCTGCGCCACACCCTCAACATTCGAATCAACATTATAATGACTAAGCATCACCCCCTTGGGCTCACCAGTACTTCCGCTGCTGAAAATAATCGTCGCCAGATCATCAATCTGTGGACGGATGGTCACACCCGCCGCTCGCTCCAACATTGAAATTGGGGCAAAGATCGCAAGTAACAATGCCGTGATTCGTTCTCCCGTGCCAATAGTTTTTCGTACTTCATCGATCCAAATGATCTTGATACCTTCTGGCAACTCAAGACCGGCTTTTTCGATAAACATCTGACTCGTGACGATGGTTTCCAACTGTGCTTGTTTCGCGGCTGCCTCCATTCCACTTTTTCCTGCAGTGTAATTCAGATTCACCGCAGTGCGGCCAGACAAAGTCGCGGCTAAATTCACCAGCACCCCACCTACGCTAGGAGGAAGCAAAATTCCCACGTTATGCTGGTGCTCCCAGAGCGGACGAAAGGCTCTGGCTAACGCAATGGCGCCAACGAGGGATTCCAAGCATGAGACCTTTGGCCGAGTCAGGTCGGCAAATGCAAAGCGAAACGGATGACGCCGCACGGCTCGGACAAACGTATGATGCAATGGTGGCCGATTCGGCTTACGATAGGCCCAGGCCTGCTCCCCCAATTCTTGGACCGCATTTCGTACTTCTGCGGATGTCACCGTGGCTGGTAAGGGGACCCCGTACGAGATCGTCACTGGATAAGGAATCTGTTCAGGCCATTTTGTCAAAAACTTTCCACCGATAAAACTGAAAATGCTGCCCCACACACGATCGAGATGCACGGGAACCACCGGAGCCTCACGGCCTTTGAGAATCCGTTCAAACCCTTGCTGAAATGGGAGGAGGCTACCTGTTCGTGTAATTTGTCCTTCAGGAAAAATACACACCAGCTCACCATCATCTAACCGACGTCCAGCATCCCGAAGTGCGGTTAAAATCTCCTTCGGCGACCCTTTAGAAGAGATGGGAATGGCCCCCATGATTTTCGCCAGTCGATGAAACAACGGATGCTCATAATATTGACGATCGACCACAAATCGAATGGGCCGATCCACGCTTGCCAAGAGGAGTAATCCATCTACAAACGACACATGGTTAGGCACGAGCAAGGCCCCGCCACGATCCGGAACATGATCGCGTCCAATGATATGGAGACGATACAGGGTGTGCGTCACCAGGAATAACACCATACGAATAAACGTTTCCGGCATAATCCTCACGGCCCACATTGTTAATCCGGCGGTCGCCATTCCGGCGGCCAGAATAATACTACTGGCACTCAACCCAAGAAAGGCCAAGAACCCGGTTCCCAAAGACCCGGCAAGCACACCAGCAAAGACGAACACATTATTAAAGGCAATAACCGCCCCACGCCGATCCTCAGGCGCACGCCACTGAATCAACGAATTAATGGGCACCACGATAAACCCACTCGACAACCCTAACCAGGCCATCCCGATCAACGTTCCGACAACGTCGGGCCTGAGGGCGCCAATCACAAACAAACCGACTGTTAATCCAATGGCGCCAAGGGGAATATGTCCCACCTCAACTTTGGAATGTGATAATTTCCCGGCCAGCACAGATCCAAGACCCACGCCGATTCCAAATGTGGCTAATGGCAATCCTGCCCATGAATCCGTCAATCCCAACACCGCTTTGCTATACACCAAGATATCTTGCCCCACCAAACTGGCCACCATCCAATATCCAATATTTCCCATTACACCTAAACGAAGCACACGATCCGCTTGCACAGCATCCCATGCTCCTTGCAAAGTTTCCCGCAACCCTCCTTCTGCACGTGCACGCGGTACCGAGGGAATCGACAGGGAATACCTCAATCCGATGATAGAAAATACCAAGAGGACTCCTCCACCTAACCATGGTGAGGCACCCGATACTTGCAAAAACATTCCACCCAGTGCCGTTCCACCAATAATTGCGAGAAAGGTCCAGAGCTCTAATTGACCGTTGCCAGCAGCTAATCGTTCATGAGGAAGCAACTCCGGCAAGATGCCATATTTGGCCGGGCTAAATAGCGCACTTTGGACCGCCATTGCGCCTAAAACAATTAAGGGCAAGAGCCCACCCTCCGGATTCATAAACAATGCCACCGTGCCTACACCCATCAATCCCACTTCGACGACTTTCATAATCACGATGACAGAACGCTTACTGAATCGATCTGAAAAAACTCCCGAAAAAATCGAGACAACCACAAGCGGAAAAGTGAACACCACAAAGGTGATCGTCGTCTGTGCTTGAGCCGCAGCCTCATACTCCAACCCACTTCCCATCTGGGACGCCAACTGTTTGATGGCTAACAACGCCACCATCAGTTTCCAGGCATTGTCATTGAATGCCCCAAAGAATTGAGCGATGAGAAGTCCTCGGATGGGGTTAGGTGAAGACCTGTTCATAAATTTGAGTGATGGCTCCCATAGCCAGATTGCGGACTAGAAAAAACTCCCTCTCATACAAGGAATTTCTCGAATATATTGTTTCGGGAGCATACAGGATTGCGCCAAGGATTCAAAAGAAGACTCAAAGATGACATTAAGAAATCAGTCAGGGAAATACAGACTTCCATGATTGACCAGTTCTAATAAGAACGGAAGATCTTCCTTGGTGTTGGACAAATGAGTAAATCTGATCACTCGCTGAGCGCATATTGATGCCACAAAGTCCGCTTGGCTCCGCGGACGACGAAAGCAACGACCATCCACAAATACCAAAATTTCCTCCCCATGTTCTTGGAAGGCAAAGCGGGACCCCTCATTTCGAAGCAGAGCTTCTCCCCCAGAAAGATGGGTTTGGAGATCCTTGAGACTATACATTTCCCGAGTCGGTTCTTCTTCTTGGTATTTGGGAATTGTCACCGAACGTCCAAACCATTCGGCAACCTTGTCTTTGTCCTCGATATATTGGCGCAAGATCTGGTGAGCTTGGTTGATGGCCTCGGGAGAAATGCGCCCAGGATGCGGTTGAGGTTTCAGATCGGGATCGGCATAGCGAAGCTCCTCACTGAGGTCACTCGAAACAAAATGAGAAAACTCCTTTAACATATCGCCATGAGAGGGCGCGCGAAATCCCACCGAGCACGTCATGCAATCCTTACCCACGGCAATACCGTTATGCCCAACCTTCGGCGGTACATACAGCAGGTCTCCGGGCTCAAGAATCCAACGTTCTTTTGGCTTCCAATCGGTCAAGATCATGACCGGAGTATCCGGACGCCGGGGTGATCGCCCATCATACACCCCGCCCACTTCCCATTGCCGGCGTCCACTCACCTGCACCAAAAAGACATCATAGTTGTCGAAATGCGGCCCCACACCACCGCCGTCACCGGACAGGCTGATCATCAAATCATCCACTCGCCAACTCGGAATGAAACTAAACTGATCAAGAAACTTTGCTGCCTCCGGCACCCAAAAATCCACGGCCTGCACGAGCAAGGTCCAATGGTTCTCCGGCAATGTCCGAAACGTCTCCTCGGCAAATGGCCCATGTGTGAGGTCCCAGTGTTCACTACTCCCATCATGAATAATAAGACGCGATTCAACCTGTTCTTCACACGCCAACCCCGCCAGTTCATCCGCCGCAATCGGCGGCACAACTCCTGGCAGTGCCTGCGGAATCAACAACGGCTTCTTCTGCCAATACTCCGCCAAAAATTCTTCGACAGACAAATCACCGAGGGGACTGAAATTATTAGACATAATGAATTACGAACCCATTGGAGAGTTAGTAGTTATCCACCCTTCGCGCGCTGGAGAGCCGCAGCCCCGAATCGACTGTTTAGGCGAAGACGGTTTGAACGCAGCGAGTTTCTGAGACATCTTATTCGGGCCGGAGGCGGAGGCACCCCCACGGGGACTGGCTCGGGGAATAATGGGTTTGGGCACTTTTGCCTAAACCAAAGTATCTCGTCTGCAGGGGAGAAACCCTGCAAAAAATAAAACTCATTTTCCTTTCACCATCTCAACATGCGGGATTCCATCTTCAAGGTACACCTCCGATACCCGCGAAAAATCATATTGCTCATAAAATTTCTGCAAATAATCCTGCGCCGATATTCGGATAGCATTCCCAGGCCAGGTACATTGAATTTCCTTCAAGGTCCTTTCCATTAACTGACGTCCAAGGCCATTTCCCCTCGCCTCTCTCTTCACCACAAAGCGCCCGAAACTTACCTCGGGGTGCCGTAACCCAGCGGGAAGGATCCGCACGT containing:
- a CDS encoding CBS domain-containing protein, translating into MDLITTHLNADFDGLASMVAARKLFPGAILAFPSGAQEHVRRFLAVHDVGLMKLKDVNLDEIQRLILVDVQEPERIGRFQELFHNPKVPVHIFDHHPEPIEDVTPSLSNSRFHRVVDSVGASVTILLEQLQAQQITLTPFEATVLAIGLYDETGSLRYNSTTPRDLEAAAVLLRAQADLTMVTAFMQTPLDPERVALLNDLLRTGETVYVHDQKVLLAASTYDRYQGDLSSVAEQLAHVEGYDAIIALMPMEDKFQLVARSKSPELNVGKIAEHFGGGGHPQASSATIKGKTLVEVTEQVRERLLLERDRTLCAAGIMTTPVRSAKQDATILETERAMTRLGVNVLPVLNAKKQFLGLVSRETIQKALFHQMADLPLTTILQTDVYTATPETPFHDIQTHMLERNQRFVPILKGRRVIGVFTRTDLLRTLHHDILEAAHAPVKATGPTPSYRQRNVKNLLHTRLPEDLYTLLVAMGEQAEKQQVGLYLVGGCVRDLILNIPNLDIDLVVEGNGIAFAKSFAKHHGARVKTHDRFGTATVTCSETRKLDIATARTEYYEYPTALPTVEDSSIKKDLYRRDFTINTLAICLTRHRFGELVDFYGGQRDLHDKIIRVLHSLSFIEDPTRVFRAIRFQHRLGFRLGKETSALIKGAVTMDLFERLSPSRLLNELILLLSEPKPRNALEQLAEFNLLQFIHPQLRWSSQLSGLLHGVEESIEWYTLLYLDRPMDSWVVYWMALMEVLPSKAVRDTSRRFPLPQQQVKKLQWIGREASIRLRKLSKHPPLKPAQVYRTLCDLPDEAIVFLMAKTQAESVKRQISAFFTSYQRIHPILNGTDLKAMGLKPGPQFRAILEKLLDARLNGEITSESDERTLANQLIRTLKK
- a CDS encoding cupin domain-containing protein gives rise to the protein MSNNFSPLGDLSVEEFLAEYWQKKPLLIPQALPGVVPPIAADELAGLACEEQVESRLIIHDGSSEHWDLTHGPFAEETFRTLPENHWTLLVQAVDFWVPEAAKFLDQFSFIPSWRVDDLMISLSGDGGGVGPHFDNYDVFLVQVSGRRQWEVGGVYDGRSPRRPDTPVMILTDWKPKERWILEPGDLLYVPPKVGHNGIAVGKDCMTCSVGFRAPSHGDMLKEFSHFVSSDLSEELRYADPDLKPQPHPGRISPEAINQAHQILRQYIEDKDKVAEWFGRSVTIPKYQEEEPTREMYSLKDLQTHLSGGEALLRNEGSRFAFQEHGEEILVFVDGRCFRRPRSQADFVASICAQRVIRFTHLSNTKEDLPFLLELVNHGSLYFPD
- a CDS encoding GNAT family N-acetyltransferase, producing MQWEASQFQRLTIDRLFDVLELRVNVFVVEQQCAYPELDAYDRHVDTRHLLGMDATGQLVSYVRILPAGLRHPEVSFGRFVVKREARGNGLGRQLMERTLKEIQCTWPGNAIRISAQDYLQKFYEQYDFSRVSEVYLEDGIPHVEMVKGK
- a CDS encoding acyl-[ACP]--phospholipid O-acyltransferase, with product MNRSSPNPIRGLLIAQFFGAFNDNAWKLMVALLAIKQLASQMGSGLEYEAAAQAQTTITFVVFTFPLVVVSIFSGVFSDRFSKRSVIVIMKVVEVGLMGVGTVALFMNPEGGLLPLIVLGAMAVQSALFSPAKYGILPELLPHERLAAGNGQLELWTFLAIIGGTALGGMFLQVSGASPWLGGGVLLVFSIIGLRYSLSIPSVPRARAEGGLRETLQGAWDAVQADRVLRLGVMGNIGYWMVASLVGQDILVYSKAVLGLTDSWAGLPLATFGIGVGLGSVLAGKLSHSKVEVGHIPLGAIGLTVGLFVIGALRPDVVGTLIGMAWLGLSSGFIVVPINSLIQWRAPEDRRGAVIAFNNVFVFAGVLAGSLGTGFLAFLGLSASSIILAAGMATAGLTMWAVRIMPETFIRMVLFLVTHTLYRLHIIGRDHVPDRGGALLVPNHVSFVDGLLLLASVDRPIRFVVDRQYYEHPLFHRLAKIMGAIPISSKGSPKEILTALRDAGRRLDDGELVCIFPEGQITRTGSLLPFQQGFERILKGREAPVVPVHLDRVWGSIFSFIGGKFLTKWPEQIPYPVTISYGVPLPATVTSAEVRNAVQELGEQAWAYRKPNRPPLHHTFVRAVRRHPFRFAFADLTRPKVSCLESLVGAIALARAFRPLWEHQHNVGILLPPSVGGVLVNLAATLSGRTAVNLNYTAGKSGMEAAAKQAQLETIVTSQMFIEKAGLELPEGIKIIWIDEVRKTIGTGERITALLLAIFAPISMLERAAGVTIRPQIDDLATIIFSSGSTGEPKGVMLSHYNVDSNVEGVAQVFHLGPNDRLLGILPFFHSFGYLATIWLAVNHGVGVVYHPTPLDAGAIGELIHKQRVTILIATPTFLQLYLRRCTPDQFGSVRIILTGAEKLSERLAQAFEEKFGIRPIEGYGVTECAPVIAVNCPDFRAAGFYQSASRRGTVGRALPGVSVRIVDPDSFEPLPVGTAGMLLVKGPNVMHGYLGRRDLTAKAIHEGWYITGDIAILDEDGFITITDRLSRFAKIGGEMVPHGKVEEALHQAINAETQVLAVTSIPDEKKGEQLVVLHTLEESAIPEVLTKLSDTGLPNLFIPRKDAFLKVEKIPVLGTGKLDLRALKRIALERIS
- a CDS encoding DUF2007 domain-containing protein, with protein sequence MLKLFVSPMLVEVESLKEVLEQEDILCTIKNQQGSSLAGEVPFAEVFPELWVNDEDFPKAQEFLEHWRQAQPTEITAWTCSCGESHEKDFTSCWKCGTERKLD
- a CDS encoding metallophosphoesterase family protein, whose product is MKPPPHDAPPCFIIGVISDTHGLLRPEVTDALEGSHLIIHAGDIGKPEIITGLEFIAPVLAIKGNNDVGPWAKSIPTTQSTTIGEHHIFVIHDVKQLEIDPIHSPYTVIISGHSHKPTVNEHNGTVFLNPGSAGPKRFSLPTTLARLSIQGPRLSHEFITLSN